The Phycisphaeraceae bacterium genome segment CCGTGCTGGGCTGATGCTCTTCGTCGCCACCTGATCGAGACCTCGTCATGTCGCTGGCCCCATCCCGGGGCGGGCGACGGCGATGTTCCGACATGGCGACGCCGTTTCCACGCACGCATCATCCCGTTTCGAGAGGAATCCACATGATCCGCCCGCGCGGTTTCACGCTGGTCGAGCTGCTGGTCGTCATGGCCATTCTCGCCCTGCTCACCGGCATCCTCCTGCCGGTCTTCGCCAAGGTGCGCGCCTCGGCCCTGTCGGCCAGGTGCGTCAGCAACATGCGCAACCTGCAGATGGCGCACTGGATGTACCTGCAGGCCAACGACGGCTGGTTCATCGACGTGGGGCTTGACCACGGAGGCGGGCACGGCGACGAGGAAGTGACCTGGGTCAACACGCTCCAGGAGTACTACGACTCCCCGCTGCTGCTGCGATCACCCGCCGACAACAGCCCTCACTGGCCCGCCGATCAGGGCGGCATGGGTCTGCCGATCGAAGGCACGACCGACACATTCCGCCGCACCAGTTACGGCGTGAACAACTTCCTTTCGCGCAGCGTGCCCGCCGATCCCGTCAAGGTGTACGACCGCCTGCACACGGTGAAGAACCACGTACAGACGGTTCACTTCGTCATCATGGCGCTGGAAGGCGAGTACGCCGGGGCCGACCACCCGCACGTCGAGAACTGGTTCGTTCCCGGCAATCCCGGGGCCTCGCCTGTGCTGGCGTCCAACCAGGTGGCCATCGGATTGCACGGCGGCAAGCCCCGGTCGGGCGACGCCGTGACGAACTACGGCTTCCTCGACGGGCACGTGGAGACGGCGAAGTTCGGCGAGGTGTACGTGACCCCGGAGATGAATCGATTCGATCCGGCGGTCGCCCACCTCTTCGCGGTCCGCAAGGCCATGCGCCAGTA includes the following:
- a CDS encoding type II secretion system protein, producing MIRPRGFTLVELLVVMAILALLTGILLPVFAKVRASALSARCVSNMRNLQMAHWMYLQANDGWFIDVGLDHGGGHGDEEVTWVNTLQEYYDSPLLLRSPADNSPHWPADQGGMGLPIEGTTDTFRRTSYGVNNFLSRSVPADPVKVYDRLHTVKNHVQTVHFVIMALEGEYAGADHPHVENWFVPGNPGASPVLASNQVAIGLHGGKPRSGDAVTNYGFLDGHVETAKFGEVYVTPEMNRFDPAVAHLFAVRKAMRQ